A part of Olleya sp. Bg11-27 genomic DNA contains:
- the rpsG gene encoding 30S ribosomal protein S7, giving the protein MRKRAAKKRPLLPDPRFNDQLVTRFVNMMMWDGKKSVAFKVFYDAIDIVETKKTDEEKTALEIWKEALSNVMPHVEVRSRRVGGATFQIPNPIRADRKVSTAMKWLISFSRKRNEKSMALRLASEILAAAKEEGAAVKKRTDTHKMAEANKAFSHFRF; this is encoded by the coding sequence ATGAGAAAAAGAGCAGCAAAAAAAAGACCGCTTTTACCGGATCCTCGATTTAACGATCAGTTAGTAACTAGATTTGTTAATATGATGATGTGGGACGGAAAGAAGTCTGTGGCTTTCAAAGTATTTTATGATGCAATTGACATTGTAGAGACAAAGAAAACAGATGAAGAAAAAACAGCTTTAGAGATTTGGAAAGAAGCATTATCTAATGTTATGCCTCACGTAGAAGTACGTAGTCGTAGAGTAGGTGGAGCTACATTTCAAATACCTAATCCAATACGTGCAGACCGTAAGGTGTCTACTGCAATGAAATGGTTGATCAGTTTTTCTCGTAAGAGAAATGAGAAATCTATGGCATTACGTTTGGCTTCAGAGATTTTAGCAGCAGCTAAAGAAGAAGGAGCAGCAGTTAAAAAACGTACGGATACTCACAAGATGGCTGAGGCAAACAAGGCATTCTCTCACTTTAGATTTTAA
- the rpsL gene encoding 30S ribosomal protein S12, whose protein sequence is MPTISQLVRKGRAKITKKSKSAALDSCPQRRGVCTRVYTTTPKKPNSAMRKVARVRLTNGNEVNAYIGGEGHNLQEHSIVLVRGGRVKDLPGVRYHIVRGALDTAGVAGRTQRRSKYGAKRPKS, encoded by the coding sequence ATGCCAACAATTTCACAATTAGTACGAAAAGGAAGAGCCAAAATAACCAAGAAGAGTAAATCGGCTGCTTTAGATTCGTGTCCTCAAAGACGTGGTGTGTGTACTCGTGTTTATACAACGACACCTAAAAAACCTAACTCAGCAATGCGTAAGGTAGCAAGGGTTCGTTTGACAAACGGTAACGAAGTAAATGCATACATCGGTGGAGAAGGTCACAATTTACAAGAGCACTCGATAGTATTGGTTAGAGGTGGAAGGGTAAAAGATTTACCAGGAGTTAGATATCACATCGTTCGTGGTGCTTTAGACACAGCAGGTGTTGCAGGTAGAACACAACGTAGATCTAAGTATGGTGCAAAACGCCCTAAAAGTTAA
- a CDS encoding ShlB/FhaC/HecB family hemolysin secretion/activation protein: protein MHFKNYITALALLLFSHTIWCQDLQLRITGLSPEENEALSDYNYDVTHSSFETLKQHVFSFQKQLAKNGYTNNELISLKLVQDSLYLAQIHLKNKIEKTLVYIDPLLFTKTYFSKLPLPEIKNDSISIPYNKLEHELTLYNKIISASGFPFSSVQLIEIKQKNSTTLSAKLIISTQNQKRNLNKITLKGYEKFPKSFLKRYLKIKPNTVFDIESINKKLLTLNNLSFTRQTKSPEVLFTKDSTQLYLYLEKNTSNNFDGFIGFSTDKNTNKIEFNGYLNLVLVNNLNYGESLSLDYKSDESGQKNLNLIANLPYLFGSPLGLETILNITKRDSSFITTKQKTNLYYQLNDKTTLYGGIETIESSNISNIDLINVIDYKSTFYTFKYQYLRLQNNEKLFPTKSQVKIELGLGNRKTFFGNENQNTINLNASHIFNLNNKNSIYINNKIQIIHSENYLENELFTFGGINSIRGFAENSLTANNIITINTEYRYKLSSTIYVNSVIDLAHFKNNIYNQKETLYGFGLGVGILTKGGLLRFIYANGKNQTETFNFSNSKIHLSLKAVF, encoded by the coding sequence TTGCATTTTAAAAACTACATTACTGCTCTTGCGCTACTCCTTTTTTCGCACACAATTTGGTGTCAAGATTTACAACTCCGAATAACTGGTCTCAGCCCTGAAGAAAACGAAGCACTCTCTGATTACAATTATGACGTCACACATTCTTCATTTGAAACTTTAAAACAACATGTGTTTTCCTTTCAAAAACAACTAGCCAAAAATGGCTACACAAACAATGAATTGATTTCACTAAAATTGGTGCAAGACTCGCTTTATCTCGCTCAAATTCATTTAAAAAATAAGATTGAAAAAACACTCGTATATATAGACCCTCTTTTATTTACAAAAACTTACTTTTCAAAACTCCCCTTACCCGAAATAAAAAACGACTCTATCTCTATTCCTTATAATAAATTAGAACACGAACTTACCTTATATAACAAAATCATAAGCGCCTCAGGATTCCCCTTTTCCTCTGTCCAACTTATTGAGATAAAACAAAAAAACAGCACAACGCTTTCGGCTAAATTAATTATCTCAACACAGAATCAAAAAAGAAACTTAAATAAGATAACACTAAAAGGATACGAAAAATTCCCAAAATCATTCCTAAAACGCTACTTAAAAATCAAACCCAATACCGTATTTGATATTGAATCCATAAACAAAAAACTATTAACTTTAAATAATTTAAGCTTTACAAGACAAACTAAAAGTCCTGAGGTTTTATTTACTAAAGATTCTACGCAACTCTATTTATATTTAGAAAAAAATACAAGTAACAATTTTGATGGCTTCATTGGTTTTAGTACTGACAAAAACACCAATAAAATTGAATTTAATGGCTACTTGAATTTAGTTTTAGTGAACAACTTAAATTACGGAGAAAGTCTATCTCTAGACTACAAAAGCGATGAAAGCGGACAGAAGAATTTAAATTTAATTGCTAACCTTCCTTATTTATTCGGTTCTCCTCTAGGACTAGAAACAATCCTAAATATAACAAAAAGAGATTCCTCCTTTATTACAACAAAACAGAAGACAAATTTGTACTATCAACTCAATGATAAAACCACTTTATACGGAGGAATTGAAACTATAGAATCTAGTAATATCTCCAATATAGATTTAATTAATGTAATTGACTACAAGTCTACATTTTACACATTTAAATATCAATATTTGCGGCTTCAAAATAACGAAAAACTATTTCCAACTAAATCACAAGTAAAAATAGAATTAGGATTAGGTAATAGAAAAACCTTTTTTGGAAATGAAAACCAAAATACAATCAATTTAAATGCAAGTCATATTTTTAATCTGAATAACAAAAACAGTATTTACATTAACAATAAAATACAAATAATACACTCCGAAAATTATCTAGAAAATGAACTTTTTACATTTGGAGGGATTAATAGCATCAGAGGATTTGCTGAAAATAGTTTAACCGCTAACAACATAATTACTATAAACACAGAATACAGATATAAACTTAGTAGTACCATATATGTAAATTCCGTGATTGATTTGGCTCATTTTAAAAACAACATATATAATCAAAAAGAGACCCTTTACGGTTTTGGTTTAGGAGTTGGAATACTAACAAAAGGCGGTTTACTACGTTTTATATATGCCAATGGAAAAAATCAAACTGAGACTTTTAATTTCTCAAATTCCAAAATACATCTTAGCTTAAAAGCTGTTTTCTAA
- a CDS encoding SusC/RagA family TonB-linked outer membrane protein, giving the protein MKTNLNRILTLFLVMVASLSYAQERTISGMISDENGLPLPSATIVIKGTSIGSTSDFDGKYSIQASTGQVLNFSYVGYDSVEKSVGTSSSLNVILQPGNSLDEVVVTALGIKREKKSLGYATQEVDGEAVSKVKSSNFVNSLSGKVAGLDIKSSGTLGGSTNVVIRGSNSISGNNQALFVVDGVPISNSNTNTAAQQSGGGGYDYGNASSDVNPDDIETINVLKGAAATALYGSRGMHGAVIITTKKGKTKKGIGVTISSSVMLGSADKETLPQYQDKYGAGYGAYYDDPTGNFFYEDLDGDGNPDLITPTTEDASYGAAFDPNLLVFQWDNLYPQLEGYGQASPWVAGENDPNYVWGTSGTFVNSVGLDGSSDTSSFRLGYTNMLQEGNLPNSEIKRNSITFSGSNDFSDKLTATTNFTYTKTSGKGRYGTGYDSNNVMQQFRQWWQTNVDLRAQKNAYFSTGENITWNTSSPTDLSPIYSDNPYWTFYENYETDSRNRYFGNVALNYEINDWLSFMGRFAYDTYTELQEERTNVGSANVSKYSRFNNQVAEYNYDLFLNFNRDLNEKLNLDGNVGFNLRRQTWESIRAETNGGLGIPGLYSLTNSVSPIIAPIEYSAKKMVDGMFARASLGYDGFAFIEGTYRRDRSSALPVDNNTYGYYSVSGSLVFSKFIKTDWLSFGKLRANYAEVGDDTGPYRVYNTYGISAPFDGSGIASNPSALNNLELKPQRQNSYEFGLEMAVLNRRAGLDLAYYNTTTEDQIVNVPGSASTGYASRWENAGTIENKGIEVQLYGTPIKTDDFNWNISVNWSKNENEVLELRDGIENLQIASLQGGVSINATPGEPYGTIRGTNYIYQDGEKVIGADGYYLISDTSNEIIGNVNPDWKAGINNTITYKNISLNFLVDIQQGGDIFSLDTWYGYATGLYDFTAGLNDLGNPVRNPVTTGNDSGGVILPGVQADGTPNTVRASATTYRNPWGYAKNPNAAHVYDASYVKLRELSLTYKLGEKTLQNLPFTNASLSIIGRNLWIIHKNLPYSDPEAGLSSGNVQGYQSGAYPSIREIGASLKLQF; this is encoded by the coding sequence ATGAAAACAAATTTAAATCGAATTTTAACACTGTTTCTAGTGATGGTAGCCAGTCTATCATACGCTCAGGAACGAACAATCTCAGGAATGATTTCTGATGAAAACGGACTACCGCTGCCCTCTGCGACGATTGTTATTAAAGGAACCTCTATTGGTAGCACGTCAGATTTCGATGGAAAATATTCTATTCAAGCTAGTACCGGTCAAGTTTTAAACTTTAGCTATGTAGGTTATGATTCTGTTGAAAAATCAGTTGGAACCTCTAGCTCTCTTAATGTTATCTTACAGCCTGGTAACAGTTTAGACGAAGTTGTTGTAACAGCATTAGGGATTAAAAGAGAAAAGAAAAGCTTAGGTTATGCTACTCAAGAAGTAGATGGAGAAGCTGTTTCTAAAGTAAAGAGCTCAAATTTTGTAAATTCCTTATCTGGAAAAGTTGCAGGATTAGATATTAAAAGCTCAGGAACATTAGGTGGATCAACCAATGTTGTAATTAGAGGTAGCAATTCTATTTCAGGAAACAACCAAGCACTTTTTGTTGTTGATGGGGTGCCAATTAGCAACAGTAACACAAATACCGCAGCACAACAGTCCGGTGGAGGTGGTTACGATTATGGTAATGCATCCTCCGATGTAAATCCCGACGACATTGAAACTATAAACGTTTTAAAAGGTGCAGCAGCAACAGCACTATATGGTTCAAGAGGTATGCATGGTGCTGTTATTATCACTACTAAAAAAGGAAAAACTAAAAAAGGAATTGGAGTAACAATTAGCTCAAGTGTAATGCTGGGAAGCGCTGACAAAGAAACATTACCGCAATACCAAGATAAATACGGTGCGGGTTATGGAGCATATTACGATGATCCAACTGGGAATTTTTTCTATGAGGACCTTGACGGAGATGGTAATCCCGATTTAATAACTCCAACAACAGAAGATGCCTCGTATGGTGCTGCTTTTGATCCAAATCTATTAGTTTTTCAATGGGATAATTTATATCCACAACTTGAAGGTTATGGACAAGCTTCTCCATGGGTAGCTGGAGAAAATGACCCTAATTATGTTTGGGGTACTTCAGGTACATTTGTTAATTCTGTAGGTTTAGATGGTTCTAGTGACACTAGCTCTTTTAGATTAGGTTACACCAACATGCTACAAGAAGGAAACTTACCAAATAGTGAAATAAAAAGAAACTCTATTACCTTTAGTGGTTCAAACGATTTTTCAGACAAATTAACTGCCACAACTAATTTTACTTACACAAAAACGAGTGGAAAAGGTCGTTATGGTACAGGTTATGACTCTAATAACGTAATGCAACAATTTAGACAATGGTGGCAAACTAACGTTGATCTTAGAGCTCAGAAAAACGCCTATTTCTCCACAGGAGAAAACATAACCTGGAATACTAGTAGTCCAACAGACTTATCTCCAATATATTCTGACAATCCGTATTGGACGTTTTATGAAAACTATGAAACAGATTCTAGAAATAGATACTTTGGTAATGTCGCTTTAAACTATGAGATAAATGATTGGTTAAGTTTTATGGGAAGATTTGCTTATGATACTTACACAGAATTGCAAGAAGAAAGAACCAACGTTGGAAGTGCAAACGTCTCAAAATACTCTAGATTTAATAATCAAGTAGCAGAATATAACTACGATTTATTTTTAAATTTCAATAGAGATCTCAACGAAAAATTAAATCTTGATGGAAACGTTGGATTCAACTTAAGAAGACAAACATGGGAATCAATTAGAGCTGAAACAAATGGAGGTTTAGGTATCCCTGGTTTATACTCTTTGACAAACTCTGTAAGCCCTATTATAGCTCCAATTGAATATAGCGCAAAAAAAATGGTAGATGGAATGTTTGCTAGAGCTAGTTTAGGATATGATGGATTTGCTTTTATTGAAGGTACCTACAGAAGAGATCGCTCTTCAGCATTACCTGTAGATAATAACACGTATGGTTACTACTCCGTTTCTGGAAGTTTAGTGTTTTCAAAATTTATAAAAACAGACTGGTTATCATTTGGTAAATTAAGAGCAAACTATGCAGAAGTTGGTGATGACACTGGCCCATACAGAGTATATAATACTTATGGTATTTCAGCTCCTTTCGACGGATCTGGTATAGCGTCAAATCCTTCTGCTTTAAACAATTTAGAGCTAAAACCTCAAAGACAAAACTCTTATGAATTTGGACTAGAAATGGCGGTTTTAAATAGAAGAGCCGGTTTAGATCTTGCTTATTATAATACTACAACAGAAGATCAAATTGTAAATGTACCAGGTTCAGCATCTACAGGTTATGCTTCTCGCTGGGAAAATGCTGGTACTATTGAAAATAAAGGTATTGAAGTACAACTGTACGGAACACCTATTAAAACAGATGATTTTAATTGGAACATCTCAGTTAACTGGTCTAAAAATGAAAATGAAGTACTTGAATTACGTGATGGAATAGAAAACCTACAAATAGCAAGCTTACAAGGTGGAGTTTCTATTAATGCAACACCTGGAGAACCTTATGGAACTATAAGGGGTACAAATTATATATACCAAGATGGTGAAAAGGTAATTGGAGCAGATGGATATTACTTAATATCTGATACATCTAACGAAATCATAGGAAACGTTAATCCTGACTGGAAAGCTGGTATCAATAATACAATTACTTATAAAAACATTAGCTTAAATTTCTTAGTTGACATACAGCAAGGAGGAGACATCTTTTCTTTAGATACATGGTACGGTTACGCAACTGGTTTATATGATTTTACTGCTGGTTTAAATGACCTAGGAAATCCCGTTAGAAACCCAGTAACAACTGGAAATGATAGTGGAGGTGTAATACTCCCTGGAGTTCAAGCTGACGGAACACCTAACACCGTTCGTGCATCAGCAACAACTTACCGTAACCCTTGGGGATATGCTAAAAATCCAAATGCAGCGCACGTCTATGATGCATCTTATGTAAAACTTAGAGAATTAAGTTTAACTTATAAACTAGGTGAGAAAACATTACAAAATTTACCATTTACTAATGCTTCTTTATCTATAATTGGAAGAAACTTGTGGATTATCCACAAAAATTTACCCTATTCAGATCCTGAAGCAGGTTTGAGTTCTGGAAACGTTCAAGGTTATCAATCTGGAGCCTATCCTTCAATTAGAGAAATAGGAGCAAGTTTAAAACTACAATTTTAA
- a CDS encoding SusD/RagB family nutrient-binding outer membrane lipoprotein: MKKIIIPILSLILLSSCMSDDRYDELNQDPKNPKVVTEDVLFTAATKSLVDQMSSTNVNNNVFKLLAQYFTQVTYIDESNYDFNTRSITDSHWSEMYRDVLFDLKDAKSKVISNVELTPSEKNGRLAQIEVLAIYTWQQLVDTFGDIPYTQALDIAQYPLPKYDDAGSIIYPDLINRLDAIISDFDTTTGFGYNPIIGDVADRLYDGDMASWKKFANSLKLRIGIRLSDINPTLSQSTVESAVSAGVFTSNADNATFNYLSATPNTNPLWVDLVQSGRKDFVGANTIVDIMNTLDDPRRNNYFKENLGVGIFQGGIYGDSNSFTGNSQLGALLHEATFAGVLMDYSEVSFYLAEAAEQNFNVGGPAATFYANGISASIEYWGGTAADAATYLATPSVAYATATGTWREKIGTQFWLAMYNRGFEGWTVWRKFDAPTMNIPVEEGLPVPLRYTYPVDEQNLNQTNWSAASAAIGGDTQITKLFWDIN, translated from the coding sequence ATGAAAAAAATAATAATACCAATACTTAGTTTAATCTTACTATCCTCTTGCATGAGTGATGATCGGTATGACGAACTAAATCAAGATCCTAAAAACCCAAAAGTGGTTACTGAGGATGTCCTTTTCACTGCGGCAACTAAAAGTTTAGTTGACCAAATGTCAAGCACCAACGTCAATAATAATGTGTTTAAATTATTAGCACAATACTTTACACAAGTAACATATATTGATGAATCTAATTATGACTTCAACACCAGAAGTATAACCGATAGCCATTGGTCAGAAATGTATAGAGATGTACTTTTTGATCTAAAAGATGCTAAAAGTAAAGTAATATCCAATGTTGAACTTACTCCTTCTGAAAAAAATGGACGTTTAGCTCAAATTGAAGTATTAGCTATTTACACATGGCAGCAATTAGTCGATACTTTTGGTGACATCCCATATACACAAGCCTTAGATATAGCACAATATCCACTACCAAAATATGATGATGCTGGATCTATAATTTATCCAGATCTAATTAATAGATTGGATGCTATAATTTCAGATTTTGATACCACTACTGGTTTTGGTTACAACCCAATAATAGGTGATGTAGCCGACAGACTATACGACGGAGATATGGCAAGTTGGAAAAAATTCGCTAATTCTTTAAAACTTAGAATAGGAATCCGTTTATCTGACATCAACCCTACGTTATCACAATCTACCGTTGAGTCAGCAGTAAGCGCTGGCGTTTTCACCTCTAATGCAGATAATGCAACATTCAATTATTTAAGTGCAACACCTAACACTAATCCATTATGGGTTGATTTGGTTCAGTCTGGTCGTAAAGATTTTGTTGGCGCCAACACAATAGTAGATATTATGAACACACTAGATGATCCTAGGAGAAATAATTACTTTAAAGAAAATTTAGGAGTAGGAATTTTTCAAGGTGGTATTTATGGCGACTCTAATAGTTTTACAGGAAACTCGCAACTAGGAGCACTACTTCACGAAGCCACCTTCGCTGGAGTTTTAATGGATTATAGTGAAGTCTCTTTTTACTTAGCAGAAGCAGCAGAACAAAACTTCAATGTTGGAGGACCTGCAGCCACTTTTTATGCTAATGGTATTTCAGCATCAATAGAATACTGGGGAGGAACTGCAGCTGATGCTGCTACCTACCTAGCGACCCCATCGGTAGCATACGCTACAGCAACTGGTACTTGGAGAGAAAAAATTGGAACTCAATTTTGGTTAGCCATGTATAACAGAGGTTTTGAAGGATGGACCGTTTGGAGAAAATTTGATGCTCCTACAATGAACATACCTGTCGAAGAAGGATTACCAGTACCTTTAAGATATACTTACCCAGTTGACGAGCAAAATTTAAATCAAACAAACTGGTCTGCTGCATCTGCAGCCATTGGCGGAGACACCCAAATAACAAAATTATTTTGGGATATAAACTAA
- a CDS encoding SusC/RagA family TonB-linked outer membrane protein — translation MKTKFSGILTLFLAFVVQITFAQDKTVSGIISDDNGLPLPSATVVVDGTSTGISTDFDGKYAIKAKVGDKLKFSYVGYSNKVIVVGSESTINVSLSPDNALDEVVITAFGSKKRDELTSAVTTLSSDDIAKLSPTTSIDNMLQGVAPGVQVVAGNGKPGQTAFVRIRGVGSVNASSAPLYVIDGIIAPDLSSVNPSEIETMSILKDAATASLYGARAANGVVIIKTKSGNKNREARVTINSRVGFGQKIEDNFEMMDAAQKIQYERELNALGVSNAAATAGAGITTAAEYNSLVSRNTDWQEELLKNSYIQSNSISVDGGTEKASYFFSLAHDRATGIIATIDGFERLSGRMNVNMQAKDWLNISTNLSVSTTSSDEPRDRNNVQNPFRAMYDYNPYETKYVLDADNNVVLDSNGNPEYNRTSAGFSVAEALVNNTEVEYNTYIIGGVSAVANLTDHWTNTFKMGASNTAFRRESWLKPGSILDQIVGDPDNPGSKTDNGSNELDMTITNLLSYNTTIAEKHNLTVTGLFEYNKRTFRTYSLTSIGFANDFQGVQAVATLPTATSTNYFERALVSYGGFLDYDYEGKYLATASLRRDGSSTFGANNRYGTFWSGSAAWNLSKENFLKDNNYIDDLKLRVSAGTSGNSNGLASYASIAVIDFGSLNGQSAAIPSDNGNADLGFEKNFIWGIGTEFTAFNRRLRGVVDYYERTTSDLLLNANLSSFGGEPDGSIFSNIGEMVNKGVEVELSYDLIKGEDVGDFNLTVGGNIAFIDNEVTKLVPTAAAPEGEDIIVGNSIIKVGEEIYTYNMVGYAGVNPANGEPLFFDADGNVTNVYNASNTQVLSGKSPLADFDGGINLFMTYKGFDLGADFYYKSGNYIENLMENSMLSDGTGVDSNQRLDAFNYWRNPGDTNVLPSPLFGVAAQQSSDRFLQKGDYIRLRNLSIGYKLPSIVTNKMNIKSLRLYVQGQNLWTYAPYFNGDPEVGIGSGETANAVGFGNFNLYSYPTQQSIQLGLELQF, via the coding sequence ATGAAAACAAAGTTTAGTGGAATTTTAACGCTATTTCTAGCGTTTGTTGTGCAAATAACGTTTGCACAAGACAAAACAGTTTCAGGAATCATTTCTGATGATAATGGTTTACCTCTACCTTCAGCAACTGTTGTTGTAGATGGGACCTCTACTGGAATATCAACTGACTTCGATGGTAAGTATGCTATCAAAGCTAAAGTTGGTGATAAATTAAAATTTAGTTATGTTGGTTACAGCAACAAAGTAATTGTTGTTGGTAGTGAAAGCACTATTAATGTTTCACTTTCACCAGATAACGCCTTAGACGAAGTAGTTATTACTGCTTTCGGTTCTAAGAAAAGAGATGAGCTAACATCTGCAGTAACAACATTATCTTCAGATGACATAGCAAAACTATCTCCGACAACTTCAATTGACAACATGCTTCAAGGTGTTGCACCAGGAGTACAAGTTGTTGCAGGAAATGGTAAACCTGGTCAAACTGCGTTTGTTAGGATTCGTGGTGTTGGATCTGTAAATGCGTCTAGTGCGCCTTTATATGTTATTGACGGTATTATTGCCCCAGATTTAAGTTCTGTAAACCCTTCAGAGATAGAAACAATGTCTATCTTAAAAGATGCTGCTACAGCTTCTTTATATGGAGCAAGAGCTGCCAATGGTGTTGTAATTATTAAAACAAAATCTGGAAACAAAAACAGAGAAGCAAGAGTTACAATTAACTCTCGTGTTGGTTTTGGTCAAAAAATTGAAGACAATTTTGAAATGATGGATGCCGCTCAAAAAATTCAATATGAGCGTGAGTTAAATGCTTTGGGTGTTTCAAATGCTGCCGCAACTGCTGGGGCTGGTATAACAACTGCTGCTGAATACAATTCACTTGTATCTAGAAATACAGATTGGCAAGAAGAGTTATTAAAAAACTCTTATATTCAAAGTAATTCTATTTCTGTTGATGGTGGTACAGAAAAGGCATCTTACTTTTTCAGCTTAGCTCATGATAGAGCGACTGGTATTATCGCAACTATTGATGGTTTTGAAAGATTAAGTGGTCGTATGAATGTTAACATGCAAGCTAAAGATTGGTTAAATATAAGTACAAACTTAAGTGTTAGTACAACAAGTTCTGACGAGCCTAGAGATAGAAACAACGTACAGAATCCATTTAGAGCTATGTATGATTATAACCCATACGAAACTAAATATGTATTAGACGCTGACAACAATGTTGTTTTAGATTCTAATGGAAATCCTGAGTATAATAGAACAAGTGCTGGTTTTTCTGTTGCTGAAGCTTTAGTAAACAATACAGAGGTTGAATATAACACTTACATCATTGGAGGTGTATCTGCAGTTGCCAACTTAACTGACCACTGGACAAATACTTTTAAAATGGGTGCTTCTAACACAGCATTCAGAAGAGAATCTTGGCTTAAACCAGGATCTATCTTAGATCAAATTGTTGGTGATCCAGATAATCCAGGTTCTAAAACAGACAACGGTTCTAACGAATTAGATATGACAATAACTAACTTATTATCATACAACACTACTATTGCTGAAAAGCATAATTTAACAGTTACTGGTTTATTTGAATACAATAAAAGAACATTCAGAACTTATAGCTTAACAAGTATAGGTTTTGCAAATGATTTTCAAGGTGTTCAAGCCGTAGCAACTTTACCTACAGCAACCTCTACAAACTATTTTGAAAGAGCGTTAGTATCTTATGGAGGATTTTTAGATTACGATTACGAGGGTAAATATTTAGCAACTGCTTCTTTAAGACGTGATGGTTCTTCTACTTTTGGGGCAAATAACAGATATGGAACATTTTGGTCAGGAAGTGCAGCTTGGAATTTATCTAAAGAAAACTTTTTAAAAGATAATAACTACATAGATGATCTTAAACTTAGAGTTTCAGCAGGTACTTCAGGTAACAGTAATGGACTTGCATCATATGCATCTATAGCGGTTATTGATTTTGGTTCATTAAACGGACAAAGTGCTGCTATACCAAGTGATAATGGAAATGCAGACTTAGGTTTTGAGAAAAACTTCATTTGGGGTATTGGTACAGAATTCACAGCCTTTAATAGAAGACTACGTGGTGTTGTTGATTACTATGAAAGAACAACTTCAGACTTACTTTTAAATGCTAATTTATCAAGCTTTGGAGGAGAACCTGATGGATCAATATTTAGTAATATTGGAGAAATGGTAAACAAAGGTGTTGAAGTTGAATTAAGCTATGATCTTATCAAAGGAGAAGATGTTGGTGATTTCAACTTAACTGTTGGAGGTAATATTGCCTTTATTGATAATGAAGTAACTAAACTTGTACCGACAGCAGCAGCTCCAGAAGGAGAAGACATTATTGTCGGAAATAGTATTATTAAAGTAGGAGAAGAAATATACACTTACAATATGGTTGGTTATGCTGGTGTTAATCCTGCAAATGGAGAACCATTATTTTTCGACGCTGATGGTAATGTAACAAACGTATATAATGCTTCAAACACGCAAGTTTTAAGTGGTAAATCTCCACTAGCCGATTTTGATGGTGGTATAAATCTATTTATGACCTATAAAGGTTTTGACTTAGGAGCTGATTTTTACTACAAGTCTGGAAACTACATAGAAAACCTTATGGAAAACAGTATGCTAAGTGATGGTACTGGTGTTGATAGTAACCAAAGATTAGATGCATTTAACTATTGGAGAAACCCAGGTGACACAAATGTTTTACCTAGCCCTCTATTTGGTGTTGCAGCTCAACAAAGTTCTGATAGATTTTTACAAAAAGGAGATTATATCCGTTTACGTAACCTTAGTATAGGATATAAATTACCAAGTATCGTTACTAATAAAATGAACATAAAATCTTTAAGACTATATGTACAAGGTCAAAACTTATGGACTTATGCACCTTACTTTAATGGCGATCCAGAAGTAGGTATTGGTTCTGGAGAAACAGCAAATGCCGTAGGATTTGGTAACTTTAACTTATACAGTTACCCAACTCAACAATCTATTCAATTAGGTCTTGAATTACAATTTTAA